AGATGAGTAGCCTCCGGTACCGCCATTATGCCAAAGCAACTCCTTGCCATCTTCCCGGTTTAAAATATGCCATCCCAGGCCAACTTTGAACTCATCGTTGGGGATGAAAGTAGGTTGTTGGGTCATGACAAGTTTTGTGTCTGTGGAATCGAACTGGGCATTTCCAAATTTTGCCAAGTCCTTAACGGAAGAAAAAACGGCACCAGCGCCGGCCAGGGCATCAAAATCCCAATTGGGCGTTTCCTTTCCATCGGGATCCAATCCCGGTACAAGTTTGCCCCTAATTTTGGTACGGTCGGTCGTAGAGTGGAGCATTTCATATTCAGAAAAAACCTTGTCCCGGACGAATTCGTCATAAGGGGAACCGGATAGTTCGGCGACCAGAGACCCCAAAAGTCCGGCCCCGAGATTTGAATATTCATATTGTGTCCCCGGTGGATGGTTCAACGCAAGGTGATTGACCAGGTATTCTTTCATTTTTTGATCGTCGTACGCCCTGTACGGATTGTCCGGATCTTCGAATAGGTCCAGATTGGAAGGCATCCGCGGTAGTCCAGAGGTGTGGTTCGCCAGTTGTTCGAAGGTGATTTCCTGTGCGGTCCCCAGCCTAAAACCTATGTGCTTTTGGATGGGATCTTCCAACCTGACCTGACCTTCCAGCACCAGGGAAGTAAGGAGTGTAGAAGTAAAAACCTTGGTGATGGAACCGATTTCAAAAAGATGATCGCTGTTGGCAACCTCTTTGCTATGGCCATGGACCAACCTTGCCCCAAAATAGTGTGTTTTCCCATCATGGATAAACCCTAGGGAAAACTCGGTCCCCTCGGGAAAGGTCCGAAGGGTCTCCTGGATCAATTCCATTTGCCTTACCGATACCGTGGGCCCTTTTGGTTTGTCCTGGGAAGCTTTGCTTCCTCCATCCACGCAACCAACAAGCCAAATCCCAAGTAAGACGGCACAATACTTCCTTATTTTTTGAAGGGAGGCCACATCCATACCACTGCTCATTCCAATGAAATCCCGTCCAAATGCGCCAACTTGGCAATACATCCCCAATTGTATTTCTGGCGGTTATCCCCAGACAGCACAAAGGTCAATTCATTGGGCCCTTTACGTAAATTCAATACAGTTTGTTCATCATCCACGAACACCCTTCCTTCCGTACCCTTTTCTGGAGGTGGCCGAAAATTCATTCCCGCGTCGAACAGAACCTTGGAGTTCAATACAATCACCAAGTGATCGGCATAATCAAAGTTCAAGGCAACCTCCTGATCGGAATCCGATAGCAGGGTACACCTGAGCATAACTGTTTTGTCCATATCATCGTAAAAGCGACTAATGTTGAGAAGGCCATCCGTATCCGCCTTTACGGTTTTGAAGCTGTCCCCGGACTTAAGGAGGGAATCCACCTGTGCCATGACATTCAGCGTGTCCTTGACAAACATTTCAGACATTTGCCACTTGGTCAAATAGTTGGAAGGAATTCCCTTTTCGGTGTGCTGTTGTCTCGATACATCGGACGCCTCAATTTCCCGAATGGAGACATCACTGAAGTATACCTGGCCGAAAGTGCTGAACAAACTTATTCCCCCTTCTTTGGAATCACGTTTTAAACTAGCGACAACAAAAGTTGGGGTGTCCATATCCCCAACATAAACCGACATTTTATCCTCAATGACCACTATTTTGGTACGAATCCAGGTACGGATATCCAGGAACGCAATGGCATCTTTTCGTTTTTCGAAAAGTAGCGCTTCATTACGCTGCGGATCATAAATATAGGACATGGTTTCGTTGGGAAGATCAATGAACGATTCCTCGGAAAACAAAATTCCTTTCTCCTCCAAAGCCTTTAAAAGCGTTTTCCCCGCCTTTCCCTGAATCAGCTCCTCCTCCATGGAAAGCGGCAAAGTGGCCACTTCCTTTCTTGGAAATACGGCATTCCCTTCATATTTGGGATAATTATAGAGTTGCCAAGGCAAACTTCCATTGTAAATGGGAATGTATTGCAATGCATCCTTTTTTCCACTCATCATCATCCTTAGGTAGAGGTACTCATAGTTTTTTTTGTCCTGAATCCTAAAACCCAATCCCGGAACTTGGCCGTTGCAATGGAATTCCAGTTGGAAGTTTCTGAAGGTATGGCCTTTCAAATACGCCTTTTGATTGGGTTCCAACAATAGGGCCTGCCTTCCCTGATGTTCCATGATTTTTATGGTATCCGTTGAACCCTCCGTATTTTCAATGTCCCAGTTGTTTTCCGTAAAAGCAAAATCCTGGACCGTACTGGTCTTTTTGTCTTCCTGTACACAGGATACCATTGGAATGCCCATAAGAAGGATCAGCAGGTTGCAAAGACTGTTTTTCATATCAAACCCCTTTTTTTGATTGAATCGATTTATGACATCCCAATGTACGGTGACCAGCTACGTTTTTAGGCGTATTGACCGTTCATCTTCGTTCAAGTTTGTTCATGGTTGATATGGATATACCAATGAAAAAGTTTTAAGAATATATGGAATCCTGTTCAACTGACGGGAAAAATCCAGGTTAAGGGACCTTAATCAAATCTCAGGTTTTGAGGCGGACGTAATCTATTTTGCTGAACTGAAATGTATTTCCAAAGACAGGAAACCTGCCATTTTACTTCATGACAGATAGGAAAAAACAAAAACCCATATTTGGTTGTCCCCTTTGATCTTTTTTAGCGTATCAGGAACCAAAGTTTTAACCGTCCACGCTTACAAATCCAGGATTTCAATCGAATTTCGATGCAATCTAATTTTACCCAGGTGTTCCAATTTCTTTAATAGCCGTGAAATGACCACACGGGCACTGTGCAGGTCATATGCAATTTCCTGATGGGTATTCTGAATGGTTTTGGATTGATTGATCCGGGCTTTTTCCTTTAAATATTCGATAAGTCTTTGGTCCATATTCATAAAGGCAATGCTATCTATGGTGGACAACATTTCATTCAGTCGGTTGTGGTAGCTCTCAAAGACAAAATTCCGCCAGGAACGGTATTGTGAGATCCACTCCTCCATTTTCCGGACCGGGACTATGATCAGGGAAACATCGGTTTCCGCTATGGCCCGTATTTCACTTTGGGTATCCCCCAAACAACAGGCCATGGTCATACTACAAGTGTCCCCCCGCTCCAAATAATAGAGCAAGAGTTCATCCCCATCCTCATCTTCCCGCAAAATTTTAATGACACCGGAAATCAGAAGCGGCATTCCCTTGATGTATTCCCCAATTTCCATGATCTTTTCCCCTTCCTGGAACTCCCTATAGATGCCAAGCGCTTCAATTTCCTTTAACAACTGGGGTTCAAAGATATTTTCAAAACTCGATTTTAAATCCAATTCCATCCCCTAAAAATAGGGGAATTCCCTTTATATTTATACCTATACTTCTTTTTAATCCACCTTTTATGCCTTCCCCAATTTCTGAATTGTACACACAACAACGGTCCTTTTTTTCCAGTGGAAAAAGTAAGGATATCGGCTATCGGAAAAAAGCCTTAAAAAAACTAAAGCGAGTAATCACACAAAAGGAAGATGCCATATGTGATGCACTTTATGCCGACTTTAAGAAACCAAAATTTGAGGGTTTGGTTTCAGAAACCCAGTTTGTGCTCTCGGAACTGCAATACATATTGAACAATGTATCGTTTTGGGCCAGGCCCAAAAGGGTATCGGGCAGTTTGAGCAGTTTTCCATCCAAAGATTGGATCCAATATGAGCCCTTTGGGACCCTTCTGGTCATTTCCCCCTGGAACTATCCTTTTATGCTGGCCATTTCCCCACTGGTGGGTGCGGTTGCCGCAGGGAATACCGTGGTTTTGAAACCGTCCGAATTAAGTCCGGCCACGTCCAAGATCCTTTTGGAAATCATTGCAGAAGCTTTTGAACCGGGACACGTCACCGTAGTGGAAGGCGATGCGGAAGTCTCACAGGAATTATTGTCCCTTAAATGGGATTACATCTTCTTTACGGGAAGTACCCGTGTTGGAAAGATAGTGTACAAGAGCGCCGCGGAACAGCTCACGCCCGTGACTTTGGAACTGGGTGGCAAAAATCCCTGTATTGTGGATGATAGTGCATCCATTTCCGTTACCGCAAGACGTATTACATGGGGAAAATTACTGAATGCGGGCCAGACCTGTTTGGCACCGGATTACGTATTGGTACACCATTCGGTGAAGGAGGAACTGATTACCGCCATTAAAAAATCGGTGCAACGGTTTTATGGCGAGGATGTGCAATCCTCACCCCATTTGGCGAGAATTGCCACCAAGAAGCAATATGACCGATTAAAAAAGATGCTCACGGATGAAAATGTGATCTGGGGAGGGGAATACGATGATAAGGACCGCTATATTGCCCCAACATTGGTGGATAGCCCTGCCCTGGACTCCGAACTCATGGAGGATGAAATCTTTGGCCCCGTACTCCCCATTTATACCTATACCACCCTACAGGATTTGGAAGGCTTCATAAAAAGGTACGGGAAACCCCTGGCACTTTATGTATTTTCTAAACGGAAGAAATTCCAGGACCATCTGCTGGGCAACTATGCCTTTGGCGGTGGGGGCATTAATGATTGTGTCATTCATATTGCCAATAAAAGAATGCCTTTTGGCGGTGTGGGCAATTCGGGTTTTGGTGGATATCATGGGGAGCATTCCTTCTACCTTTTTTCCCATAAAAAGGCCATTGTCAAAAAACCTTTTTTATTGGATTTGCCCATGCGTTATCCTCCCTACAAACTTTCAGATCGCATCACAAAGCGCATAAAACACCTTTTGTGATAATCTTTCCTTAAAATACGTTGGGAATTGGATAAAAAACTTATTTTTGCAAGTGATTACTCACTTTTATGACGGAGAAGCAGGAAAAAATTCTTAGTTCGGCGCTTGAGTTGTTTGCAACGGAGGGCTATAATGCGGTACCCACAAACAAAATAGCAAAACACGCCGGTGTTTCCGAAGGGTTGATATTTAGGCATTACAAGAACAAACAGGGGCTTTTGGATGCCATTTTGGTTCAGGCCTTTGAAAAGGCAGCCGCCTTATATGCCCATATCATTGCGGAACAAGACCCCAAGCAGGTACTTTGGAAGACCATTACCCTGCCTTTTGAGGTCAAAAAAAGTGAATACCATTTTTGGAAATTACAGTTTAAATTAAAATGGGAGTTGGAGATTTCCGGCCGTGAAAAAATGCAGCCCTTTATTGACAAACTCCAATGGGCCTTTGAACAACTGGGTTATGACGAATCAAAAAAAGAAGCAGAACTACTGAACCATTTACTCGAAGGGATTGCCGGGGGCATCATCAAGGAAGGATTGGACAGCCAAGCACCTTTAAAAGGCTTTTTGCTTAAAAAATATAACCTCTAAAAAAATTTTAAAACAATTATAAGTAAGTACTCACACATTATGAAAAAAGTAGCATTAATCACAGGAGCGTCGAGTGGAATTGGTAAGGAACTCGCAAAAATCCATGCAGAAAAAGGCGGGGATTTGGTCTTGATTGCCAGAAGTAAGGACAAACTTGAGACCTTAAAGTCGGAACTGGAGGAAAAGCATTCGGTTCATGTGAAGATCATGGCCAGGGATTTGACCGACCCCCATGCCGCCAAGCTGATCTATGACGAAGTAAAGTCCGCCAGGATTCAAATCGATTACCTCATCAACAATGCTGGATTTGGGGGCCATGGCAAATTCCATGAACGTCCATGGGAACAGGACTTGAGTATGATTAATCTAAACATTACGGCCTTAACGGCACTGACCCGGTTCTTTTTGCCGGACATGGTCAAAAGAAATGACGGTAAAATATTGAACACCTCTTCCACGGCCAGTTTTATGCCAGGCCCGTTACAGGCGGTTTATTTTGCCACAAAGGCCTATGTTACCTTCTTCAGTAACGCCATTGCGGAAGAGCTACATGACACTAAAATTACCGTCACAAACCTCATGCCCGGAGCCACCGAAACCGAATTTGCCAAAACCTCCGGCATGGACAAGACCAATCTATTTGAAAAAACGGTAAGCGCAAGAAGTGTTGCGGAAGATGGGTATAACGGAATGATACAAGGTAAACTTGATGTGGTTTCCGGGCTCACTACATCACAAAAAGTAATGATGAAAATGATTCCCTTTACTCCTAAAAAAGTACTCCTAAAACAAATAAGGCAAATGCAGGAAGTAAATTAAGCCCCTATGAAATCCCGTCCTTTTGCGGCCGGGATTTTTTTTGTTCGATTTGTGTTTTTTTGGCTACCTTACTTGATGACTAATTTAGCCAATGAAGTTTGTACTTGCACCCGATAAGTTTAAGGGCTCTTTGACGGGACTTGAGTTCTGTGAAGCGGTTGAGGAAGGAATCCGCCAAGTATTCCCAACGGCCGTAATCATCAAGAAACCGCTGGCAGATGGCGGTGATGGCACCATGGAAGTCGTAAAGGACTATCTCAATGCCCATGAAATAAAAGTGCAGGTCAAAGATCCCTTGTTTCGGGATATCAATGCCACCTACCTTTTCTCCAAAAGACGCAAAATTGCCTTTATTGAGATGTCGGAAGCATCGGGGCATCGATTGTTAAAACGCGCGGAACTCAGTTGTATGGATACCACTTCCCTTGGTACCGGTCAACTCATTATGGATGCCCTGGACAGGGGTGCCCATGAAATCGTTTTGGGCATTGGCGGTAGCGCGACCAACGATGGCGGTATGGGGATGGCCCATGCCCTGGGGTATCGATTTCTGGACCATAACGGAAATACGATCAATCCTATTGGCGGGAACCTGGAAAAAGTAAAGCGTATTGTGTCCGACACCCTTCATAAGGGGTTATCACAGGCCAAAGTGAGGGTTGCCTGTGACGTGGACAATCCTTTTTACGGGCCCAACGGGGCGGCATACGTTTATGGTCCGCAAAAAGGCGCAACAGTGGAAGAAGTCGTTTTTTTGGATAAGGGCCTACGGACATTTTCCGCAGCCATAAAAAACCATTTTGGGTTGGACGTTCAACATATACCTGGGGCGGGAGCTGCCGGCGGCCTGGGTGGGGGTGCCATGGCCTTTTTGAATGCCTCATTGATTTCGGGAATAGGCTTTATAAAGGAAATTGCGGATTTTGACGCCGTTATTAGGGATGCCAATTGGATCATTACGGGGGAAGGCAAATTGGACAGTCAGACCCTTTCGGGAAAAACCATTGCCGGGGTATTGGAATCGGCGACGAGACAACGAACGGATGTTGCGGCGATTTGTGGCATTATCGATCTTTCCATTGCGGA
The sequence above is a segment of the Muricauda sp. SCSIO 64092 genome. Coding sequences within it:
- a CDS encoding serine hydrolase domain-containing protein, with amino-acid sequence MYCQVGAFGRDFIGMSSGMDVASLQKIRKYCAVLLGIWLVGCVDGGSKASQDKPKGPTVSVRQMELIQETLRTFPEGTEFSLGFIHDGKTHYFGARLVHGHSKEVANSDHLFEIGSITKVFTSTLLTSLVLEGQVRLEDPIQKHIGFRLGTAQEITFEQLANHTSGLPRMPSNLDLFEDPDNPYRAYDDQKMKEYLVNHLALNHPPGTQYEYSNLGAGLLGSLVAELSGSPYDEFVRDKVFSEYEMLHSTTDRTKIRGKLVPGLDPDGKETPNWDFDALAGAGAVFSSVKDLAKFGNAQFDSTDTKLVMTQQPTFIPNDEFKVGLGWHILNREDGKELLWHNGGTGGYSSSMALDVQSKQGIIVLSNVSAFHPFRSSVDQLCLSLMETLKK
- a CDS encoding Crp/Fnr family transcriptional regulator, whose protein sequence is MELDLKSSFENIFEPQLLKEIEALGIYREFQEGEKIMEIGEYIKGMPLLISGVIKILREDEDGDELLLYYLERGDTCSMTMACCLGDTQSEIRAIAETDVSLIIVPVRKMEEWISQYRSWRNFVFESYHNRLNEMLSTIDSIAFMNMDQRLIEYLKEKARINQSKTIQNTHQEIAYDLHSARVVISRLLKKLEHLGKIRLHRNSIEILDL
- a CDS encoding aldehyde dehydrogenase, with product MPSPISELYTQQRSFFSSGKSKDIGYRKKALKKLKRVITQKEDAICDALYADFKKPKFEGLVSETQFVLSELQYILNNVSFWARPKRVSGSLSSFPSKDWIQYEPFGTLLVISPWNYPFMLAISPLVGAVAAGNTVVLKPSELSPATSKILLEIIAEAFEPGHVTVVEGDAEVSQELLSLKWDYIFFTGSTRVGKIVYKSAAEQLTPVTLELGGKNPCIVDDSASISVTARRITWGKLLNAGQTCLAPDYVLVHHSVKEELITAIKKSVQRFYGEDVQSSPHLARIATKKQYDRLKKMLTDENVIWGGEYDDKDRYIAPTLVDSPALDSELMEDEIFGPVLPIYTYTTLQDLEGFIKRYGKPLALYVFSKRKKFQDHLLGNYAFGGGGINDCVIHIANKRMPFGGVGNSGFGGYHGEHSFYLFSHKKAIVKKPFLLDLPMRYPPYKLSDRITKRIKHLL
- a CDS encoding TetR/AcrR family transcriptional regulator, whose product is MTEKQEKILSSALELFATEGYNAVPTNKIAKHAGVSEGLIFRHYKNKQGLLDAILVQAFEKAAALYAHIIAEQDPKQVLWKTITLPFEVKKSEYHFWKLQFKLKWELEISGREKMQPFIDKLQWAFEQLGYDESKKEAELLNHLLEGIAGGIIKEGLDSQAPLKGFLLKKYNL
- a CDS encoding SDR family NAD(P)-dependent oxidoreductase produces the protein MKKVALITGASSGIGKELAKIHAEKGGDLVLIARSKDKLETLKSELEEKHSVHVKIMARDLTDPHAAKLIYDEVKSARIQIDYLINNAGFGGHGKFHERPWEQDLSMINLNITALTALTRFFLPDMVKRNDGKILNTSSTASFMPGPLQAVYFATKAYVTFFSNAIAEELHDTKITVTNLMPGATETEFAKTSGMDKTNLFEKTVSARSVAEDGYNGMIQGKLDVVSGLTTSQKVMMKMIPFTPKKVLLKQIRQMQEVN
- a CDS encoding glycerate kinase; protein product: MKFVLAPDKFKGSLTGLEFCEAVEEGIRQVFPTAVIIKKPLADGGDGTMEVVKDYLNAHEIKVQVKDPLFRDINATYLFSKRRKIAFIEMSEASGHRLLKRAELSCMDTTSLGTGQLIMDALDRGAHEIVLGIGGSATNDGGMGMAHALGYRFLDHNGNTINPIGGNLEKVKRIVSDTLHKGLSQAKVRVACDVDNPFYGPNGAAYVYGPQKGATVEEVVFLDKGLRTFSAAIKNHFGLDVQHIPGAGAAGGLGGGAMAFLNASLISGIGFIKEIADFDAVIRDANWIITGEGKLDSQTLSGKTIAGVLESATRQRTDVAAICGIIDLSIAEQETLGITYATSILRNFQTLEEAMGSSYENLVIATFNFCKILKKDMSLY